From the Cucumis sativus cultivar 9930 chromosome 5, Cucumber_9930_V3, whole genome shotgun sequence genome, the window GTTTATATGTGTGaagtaaaatgaaagaaagaaaggaataccTGAGTATGTTGAGGAGGAGAAGGTTTGAAGGCCTTCCTGACAGCAAAGAACCAACTGCTGCTGCCTCCTCCTTTCTTCCCCATTGGGGGGATTGGGAATACtaattaataacaacaacaacactacttttctttttctttttctttgttagttattattattagtgtGGGGAAGGGAAAAATAGAGAGGAAAAGGATGATATTGTAATGTGTGATGATGTGAAGAAGAGTAGTATTACTATTTAGTAATTAATGGAGTGAGCGGCAACGGCAAGGCAATGCCATTTACCAATCAATCAATGAACAAACTCTCTCTATTTAAGGTCTTCACAAGTGGGAGCGGTTTCTTTAAATACaactaattacaaaagaaatcaCTTTCCCCACTTcccctttcctttctttatcAACTCACccacttcttttttcttctttaagtGAATTCTTTTTTAGGTTAATGGGTATCACAAACATTTCAACGTCCTTTCATCTCTATCTATATCTATGTATGTGTCATATAATCTCTTGAACAAAAGTTCAGGTTAATCCCTAACATTTGATGCatgctaaatattttgtttaaaaaatggtttagaagacatagaaatatatgatattaagattaattaaaaatccaAATGAAGACAAAAGGCAACCATAGCATACCCACACCCAAAAGAATAGAATTCAAATGTTGATGATTCATTTGCTTAAGACACAAACACTACCTAATTAGGTCACAAAAGCAATGTCGTATGATATAATTGTGAGTTGGTCTATCTTTCATTGGTCCCATCCCCATCCCATCCCTTATTATCCACACAAAATTTTTACCATAACAACACCTTATcaattagtttaataattacaaaccctaaatttattttttttttaaaaaaaaacaattacttTAAGTCATGTTTGCTTCAAaaagtctatatatatatacgacTTTAACTTACAAAAAGAGATATACAAGTtgaacaaagtttttattagCGAGAGatgaatttattatatgagtgattttattttacacTAAGTGATGATTTATGATTAGttgttgataaaaataatgataacgTGGGTGATGGTTGCATTTCAAGTGTTTAGCTACCTAACTAACAAACAATATATCTCAACTACTTTCATTAGCAATTAAATGTACAAATATTCTCATAAATTCCAATTATCTCTAACACTAATTATGGttattagtttttatgtttaatgccaaatgatttttcttttctttccaaaagcttcaaatgttttgcaaaaacaaatgtccacattttcttttcattatatagCTTGTCTACTCATCTagtagtattttaaaattcaaaattatatcttttcgagatttaatattaattatataagatttttttccaatatcattaattatattatctctcaccaataatattttgaaacatttaaTTCATTCCTTGTTAAAATcattatgaattaatttaaactttcttgCATGGTCATTTTAGAATTaagattattatataaaattaaataacaagaagAGTTTAAAAGTAATCTGGACtgtaaaaatagttaattagaTTATTAATGTGAACAAATAGAAAGGTTAATATAATTGAGTAATTAAACCTATTTATTTAAGCGGTCCATCTAATTTAGTGTTAAATTTTGGGCTGGACTTAGCCTAACTTTTGGGCTGGACTTAGCCCAACTTTTGGGCCTAAGCCCGACTACGAGgatgagtattttttttttttaaacaagaaattaTGGACATTatgattttatgaaaaatatgaataaaaatttagaaggaaagaaaaaagagaaagggaaaagcAAAAGAATAGCGAAGAGGGAAAGAGAGTGAATAAGGAATTGGCATCAAATCGAATTGGGCGTTTTGACCTTCGACTGCGACACTACCACACCGGAGCTACCAGGTGGAGACTGGCTGACGGAACCCGGTCACCGGTGGCTGGAGGAACAACACACTCCAACCACACTTCTTTCTCTTAATTCTCCCCGCCatattcttccatttctcaAGTCTCCTCTCCTCTCACCTCCCCGGCCATGTTTCACCCAAACAATATGCAGGCATCTCTCTCCCCCTTACTGTTATCTGTTTCCTTTCTGATTatctcttcttctctactCCTAAACCTAGAATATCATTCTGTCTTGTCGATTTTCCCCCTTCCCCTGCATGTTCATTAACGGCGCTGCTCGTGTGAATTGGAGTTCAGAGCTTGTTGGGTTTGATTGTTTCTGAGTTTCTCTTCCTCCTTTCCTTCTAATTTTACTCTTTCTGGCAGCTGGCTATTCGGATACCGTCATCGCCTGCCCAAGATTCTCCACAGAATATGCAAGTTGATCAAAGTGACAAGTCTTTAGTCGTGAGGAATGATATGCAAAATGGGAGCTACCCACATGCCGAATACATCTTCAACTACTCCAAGGTTTCATCATACTCActtgggtttctttttctccttcaaTTTCTTGTATTGCTTGTTTGAGTAGATATCGGCCGTATAGAgataaataatgttttagaCTCTTAGTTGACTGTGGCTTCCTCATGCATGCTTATCTAGTGTATTACGAGTCTCATGTATCATTGGCTTGATTCCTGCAGAAACTTGAAGAGGATCTACACATGTTTGGAATGAAAATAAAGCAGCACGAGGACAACATTAAATTTCTTAAGACTCAGAAGAATAAATTAGATGAATCCATCCTCGACTTGCAAGGTATTTTATCTATAATTGTTGGGAATTGAATTTATTCTAAAGTTGAGAGACGTGGGCAATTTAGCGTGCTTGCGATCCTTTGTTATTTACCATCAACTTGATTGGTCTTGGCAACCATTGCAtccaaaaacatatattagttttGGTGATATTTTTATGTATGGTTTGAAGAAAAGCATATATTagttttggttatatttttatgtatgGTTTGAAGTTTTTGGGGTTCATTATTGAGCATCCTGTGTTGGAAAAATCAAGGGACCTCACTCTTCATAAGATGTACTACTCTTGCTGTCAGTTAGTTTTGAGGTGAAACTCCATTGTAtctaatattgatattatgtTACCCACCAAAATgtattatacatttaaatttcttgCATGCATGTGATTTTCTTtcacattatatttttagacatgtaaatttgtttttcttttcctcgaCTATTTGTGTCTGGACTTCTACCTATTTCATTTAGTATCTCTTATCCACTTAGAGTTTCCTTTCAGTTATTCTAGGCAAGTATCATTCTTCTGGCACACCTGTGGGGGAAAACGAGGTTCATTCCCATTCTCCAAATGATGAGGAAACAAGGGAACAGATTATGCAACAGGAGAAATCTGCTGCTAGCATTATATGTAAATTGAACGCACATCATGGTATTCAAGCTTACAACCTCATGTTGACAAAGGACGTATTGGGTATTGTTGCTCGACTTGGAAGAGTTGATGATGATAATCTTAGCAGGTTCATCTgacttctaattttattttattttatttcctctATCTACTTGGGAATATGGAATTTGTTGTGAGTAAATTGAGTTAATTTCCATTGAGTTCTAATGAAGTTAAAAGTGGATATGGGTATTAtaccatttaattttttttctcatgaAAGCAGAATTGAGGTAAATGTGATTTCATTCTTCTCGTTATGAATTGCTTGTTTATTATCAGAGTCCTTTTACATCATCAAATAAACAATGtatataattctaaatttacacgatttttttgttaaaaaacaaTTGCAGATTGCTCTCTGAGTACTTGGGAATGGAAACTATGCTGGCAATTGTCTGTAGAACATATGAGGGAGTGAAGGTGCTAGAAACATATGACAAGGAAGGTTTCATAAACAAAAGTCTTGGCCTTCATGGTCTTGGTGCTTCAATTGGAAGGAACTTGGATGGCCGGTTTCTCGTAATTTGTCTTGAACATTTGAGGCATTAATCTTATATGCTGTCTCTGATTGAAATTCTGAAGTTTTAAGCTTGTAAATCTTCTTCGGAGGTCTTATTTACCCTTGATTTAGTCCATGAGAATTCTAaacggtttttttttttttggcagaCCATATGCTGGTGACTTTATTGCCAATGACCCACAAAGGAGACTTGACCTTCTAAAGCCAAGATTACCTAACGGAGAGTGTCCACCTGGCTTTCTTGGCTTTGCTGTTAACATGATCAATATTGATAGCACACACTTGTTTTGTCTCGCAGCCAATGGATATGGTCTCAGGGAAACCCTGTtctactctcttttttctcgTCTTCAAGTATATAAAACCAGAACAGACATGCTACAAGCTCTCCCTTGTATTAGCGATGGTGCACTTTCATTAGATGGAGGAATGATCAAGGCTACTGGTGTTTTTTGCTTGGGCAATCAGTATGAAGCTCTCTTTCGATACTCTATTTCAAGTTTGTCTGAATTATTTAGTAGATCGTGCATTAGagatgaatttctttttatttgttaattgcCTTTTGTCAATTGATCTAATTGGAtgcctttttatttgttggtCCATGGACTCACTCCTGTTTGTAAATTATGGAATACATCTTAATTCTGTTTTTAAATGCTATTGGTAATAACTACCATAAAATGTTGTCCATCTTTTTCCAAAGTACCTCATGTGAAACAATGTGCTAGGGTTGCTCTTCAATTTTCAGGAGCAAaagtttgatatttgttttggcTTGTGgacttcttttttgttcaattaaaaaatggataTTATCTAGTGCTAATCTCAAGTTTGGCTCAAAGGATAGTTGACATTATCTTCTATCATTGAGGTGGGAGGTTTGAACCCTCCTAGTTctaatctcaactttttttgcatatttgaTGACAGGGAAGATGTTCAGTTGAGATTCCCAAAGCCCTCAATGAAATCAAGCCTACCTGAAAATTACATTGAATCCGAGAGGCAGATTAAAGAACTCAagtggaaaaaggaaaagatggTTGAAGATATAAGGAGAGAACAAGCATTACTGGACAATACTAAGGGCAATTTTGACAGGAAAAAGGCGGAGTTTCTAAAGTTTCTGACTGAGAGCTCATCATACGCAGCGCAGGTAAGAGCtcttctgcttcttctccCTCTTTCTACCATTTCTGTTTAGTAAAGGTAGCAGTTTATTGAAGTGGTGAACTCAATCATTTGTCTAATGTCATGTATATTCTTTGTACTTCTAagtttcattaagaaaaaggGCAGTGGAAGGGGACTCTCTTGCTCAATAAGAGCTTACAAAAACATCTCCAAAGATATTGACGataaaaacttctaaaattgtAAACAAGCTCGTATAGAGATTTGATGAGCCAAGCTGAGCTAGGAAAATTCTACTTTGCCATTCCTAGTCTTGACAATGGCCAAGTATACCAAGACAATCCCAAAATGCATACTGGGTTCCCTCCAAGGGAAGACCAGAGGTAAGGGATAGACATGGACTACTCTAGGTTTCAGCCAAGAAAAGTTGCCTACTTGATGATCTCTTGATTTGCAACGTCAATACCTATAAACGAGGTCTTAGAATTAGTGGGTATACCAAAAGTCCTTtggaataaatttatttagactAGGGGGTAGGGTATCCATAAAAAGACTATTAGACTTCGGATTCTATAATTCACAGAATTGTAttccatttctcttttcctcttaCTGATAATTAATGTACTTGTAATACCATCAGTTTGCCAATTCACAATTCAGTTTCCTTTGTATAATCATTCGTGGCCATTGAAATCTCTATGATTGAATGGCTGTGATTCTTTTGTTCCggaaaatttgtattttgatcTGGAAATTCAATCTTATGACGTGACATTGACAAAGATCAACTTTGATGCTTATCGTACCCCATTCTCCTTTAACTGGAGCTCACATACTGGGAATGCACctgtcaaatttactattataataatgaaaattaaatatcagcATGTTGTTAAATTCAAAGCTTTGGGAGATCTAAGATGTAGTGATCAAAGTGAAGATTTTGGATTGCTGTGGCTGCTGTTTGAAATCTGATTATAGTTTCAAACTGTGATCAACACTGATGATATTCTGaatgttattttgatggtgTAATATTACAGCAACAACTCTCAGCCAAGCCAGAGAGGTTGACACCACGATGAAGGTTGGAGTAGAGAACCAAGTCTTCCAGTGAACAACTTGGGGTAGGAACTACTGTGAGAGCAATCAGCTGCAATATTTAActctaaaaaatgtataaccttattgcattttcattttttaggtAAATATCTTATGGTTTAGCTGAAAGTTCTCAAGGGAATCCTATGGAATAGGCAGTGGCATGACATGCCATCTGTAGTTCCTCTCTGGAATAGGCATTTTTTTCAGTGCTTGCTatctaaatttattgaaacttGTGTTCTTAATAATGGAGACTATGGTTCTCTCTTGCCTTGCAGTAATCTAGAAGGGATGGCTTGGTCACCTTTGTCTTATTGTAGTAAtgaaaaaaaggttaaaacgTCCCTCTCTTGTTTACAAAAACTACCCTAAAATATATTGGAAGTTGCAATTATACCAGGTAAATTTGAGAGTCTAGTTTGAacaagttttgattttaatttttacaattgaATGTTCGAAGTTATAATCGTAACTTATAACCTTACCTTGAGTTGGTTGTTGTTTTtgccctttttctttttccatttagaacattataattttatttaactttttaaaagtttggttTATAATAATGTGAGTTTGAGGTGATGGTAGATGCCCAGGGTAGTTGACAATTTTTAAACATGAAGGAAAGAGCGCGAGAGAAATTAATATGTATAATCATAATTTACCACTCGTGTGTTTTCTTGTGTGTTTAGTCTTTCGAGTGTTATCTTTtatgtttagatttttttttaaatattaattgttagaagtatttttttaactatgaTCAAATCAAATCGTCTAAACAAACCAagaatgttatatttttgaaaaattattgagGTTTGAGGTcttctcattattttaaagttatcATTTTGAGGAAGTGCACAAAGTTCAAAAGGAATAttgtatgaaattattttttgggcTATTATTTTTTGGGCTAACCTGACCCTTGGATACgtcattatttcattttcaaaactttatgGTCCATCCACCTTTTGCCTTCAACGtcaatctgatttttttttccataaaatttGTGTACAGggtaatattttaatttgtcgAGATTCTTTCTCtaaaaatttgtataaattttggGTCAATAATGAAGGGAAcatatgaaattgaaatagaaaactTTGTATAGGTTTTAACCACCTGTTGTGGCTTTGTTGGACTTTCAATCAACATGAATTCTCAAAATGTCTCATCACATTTATAATGATTTATAGAGCTAAGTATACACTATATTATATGTCACCTGCCcattattttataagtttttgcAATGtcattttaagaattttgcTTAAATGGAAAGATAATatgtttcatgttttcaaaagtGAATTGGAAaaatctttttacttttaaatatgaattcaaattattttttataaagaaaaaatttctaaaggcttaaaatcatttatttttaagtagtgtttgattcaattacaaatttgatatttatagttagagaaaaataaattttatagtgagtagaatatttacaaaaacaaagcaACTAAATAATATTCACTAAATGGGTGAAGCTGTTAAA encodes:
- the LOC101202858 gene encoding protein DEFECTIVE IN MERISTEM SILENCING 3, with translation MFHPNNMQLAIRIPSSPAQDSPQNMQVDQSDKSLVVRNDMQNGSYPHAEYIFNYSKKLEEDLHMFGMKIKQHEDNIKFLKTQKNKLDESILDLQVILGKYHSSGTPVGENEVHSHSPNDEETREQIMQQEKSAASIICKLNAHHGIQAYNLMLTKDVLGIVARLGRVDDDNLSRLLSEYLGMETMLAIVCRTYEGVKVLETYDKEGFINKSLGLHGLGASIGRNLDGRFLVICLEHLRPYAGDFIANDPQRRLDLLKPRLPNGECPPGFLGFAVNMINIDSTHLFCLAANGYGLRETLFYSLFSRLQVYKTRTDMLQALPCISDGALSLDGGMIKATGVFCLGNQEDVQLRFPKPSMKSSLPENYIESERQIKELKWKKEKMVEDIRREQALLDNTKGNFDRKKAEFLKFLTESSSYAAQQQLSAKPERLTPR